The window ACGGACAATATTTGAACTATTGAATTTCCACATATATTGATATAAATTGAATTAAACAACATTTAAGCTCCTCCTACAGCATGCTGTTTGCAAAGGTTAATCGCGTGTTCATTTGTTATTCAATTAAAGCCGTTTAAAAGAAGCTTTTGCCTAAGCATTGCATTACGCTTTAGGAGGAATGTGTTGATAGAAGACTGTAAATATCTCAAGGTTaatattagaatttttttttttttaataacaatGATGTTCATGTTAATTTGACCGCACTTTGGCAATTCACTAGTACCTGCTACCTACCACTAGCATAGGAAAGATACCTTTCTTTGCTTCCTGGCTAAGATCAAGCGTAGTATTTGTTCTTATCAGTTCAATATTATTCATAGTATGAATTCGTACACAATTTCGCATCTTTCATAATATTCAGCTCACTACAATCTATTATAGTTGTTCATGATTAATAGAATCTTGGTTGTCTATTTTGTTGTGCATTCTAGCACTTAATGGTTACTAATAAACTTAAGTTTCCTTTACTTGTTTACATAAATCAATGTGAATGATGAAACCATTTTgacctaagttgctccgacaaggcagtttaggtgccgcacccgtgtcgacacgacactagtatgggtgtgggtgTGGGATCTATACCGGATCCCGGCACCCGTATCCGTATCTCCAAATCTaagaatttacatctcgaaggacTTGACCTCTAGATTCGCACCCGTGTCAGACGCACGCACctgtgtccgagcaacttagattTTGACAATCCTATTTGAGCTACATGAACTACTTTATACCTTTCTTGTACTATTCTGCAGTATAActttgatttggacatgtatGGAAAAAAAGTTTAAGGAACAAAGCAATGATTTTTGTTCGTAGAGTGGCATACTTTTGGGTCCTTCAGCACTTGGACAGATAGTAAAGTATAGGAGGCAGCTTTTCCCAAACTACAACTTCCATGTGATTGAGACAATGGCTCATGTAGCCCTTGTGTTCTATGGGTTTCTGGTGGGATTACAGATGGATATAAAATCAGTTCTTCGAATCGGAATAAAGGCTAGGAATGTAGCTGTTATAGGGATCATTATCCCTTTTGTCATGGGAACAATATTGTTTTTCTCACTCTATCGCGACGAAGATGCTAGAGGTTTTATTTTCTATGGTGGTGCTCTCACTGTTACAGGGTTCTCTGTCTTGGCTAAGATACTTGACAAACAGAAGATCCTCCAAACTGACATTGGGAAAATGGCCATGTCTTCAGCTGTAATCAATGATATTGGTGCATGGTTTATTTTGGCACTAGGTTATGTAGTCACAGGGAGTACAACTAACATCCATTGGGCTGTAATTTGCACGATTGCCTACGCCTTGTTCTGTGTCTTTTATCTCCGTCGTGCCATTGGCTGGATCATCCGAAAAATGCCAGAAGTACAAGGATATAGTGAGTTCTTTGTATGCTCAATTCTTGCTGGGATGGCGATTTCGGGAGTTATAACGGATGCTTTGGGCACACACCCTATAATTGGTGCTTTTCTGTTTGGACTGAGTGTACCTAACCAAATGCTTCAAGCAGCAATCTTGGATAAGCTTGATGATTTTGTGATGGGCTTTCTTATGCCAACTTTCTTTGTTGTTTGTGGACTCAGAACCAATTTCAAAGCCATGGGTAGTATTTATGAAATTGTTGGCTACATTATTCTATTTGTTTCAGCCAAAATCTTGAGCACATTTGCTGCTACTTTCTTCTCTGACATGTCTATTAAGGAGGCTTTGGCTGTTGGAATACTTAGCAATACCAAAAGTCTCATggccttgatcattattgaagcTGGTCAGGCACAACAGGTAAGTTTTCCCCCTCCCACTCCTCATTTTGCTTTACTGGAAATGGATTTTTAGGCTAACCATCATGTTTTAAAATCTTGATCAGATTTTGAACACTCAATTATACTCTCTTATGGTAACTGGCATTTTGGTGATGACGGTGATTGTCACACCTATCACTATGTTCTATCATCCCTCGCAAGAATTGGCGCCCCATAAACGAAGGACTATAcagaaagcaaaagtggaggaGGAGCTTCGGGTGCTCGCATGCATCCATGCCGCGCACGACATCCCTTCGGTCATCAACCTTCTTGGCTCGTCGAATTCTACACCAGCAGCCCCAATAACTGTCTTTGCTCTCCAAGTAGTAGAACTAGTCGGGCGTGCATCATCAATGCTAGAAGTTCACACCTCAGGCAAACGAGGCTCGAGAAGTCTTGGCCACGAGGAGGCACAAACGAGACAGATAATCGCTGCTTTCGACAACTATGAGCTACGATCGGATGGTGTGATGGTTCAAGTACTTACAGCAAGGTGTGCTTTGTCCACTATGGATGAAGATATATGCAACATTGCCAAAGACAAGCGTGCAGCTTTCATCATACTCCCTTTCCACAAACAGCGAAGTCTCGCTGGTGAAATGGAGGATGTCAACCCTGAAATTCGGGCTGTCAACGAGGGTGTGCTCGCTAATGCCCCTTGTTCTGTGGGAATCCTCATCGATCGTGGCCTTTCTGAGACAAGTGACTACGCAAAAAATATCGTTGTCCTTTACTTCGGAGGTCCTGATGATAGGGAAGCTCTGGGTTACGCGCTGAGAATGGTTGATCGTCCAGATACACGCCTAACTGTGGTTAAGTTTATACCAGGGGAAGATGCTACAGATATAGAACCAATGGAATTTGCTGAAGAAAGTCATGTAAACGTCCACATTGACAAAGAGAGCGAAAATTTGTTAGATGAAGAGTTCTTGAACAGGTTCAAGATCAGCACAGCCAATGACAAATCAGTAAAATACATAGAATTGTTGCTGAATGATGTAGAAGAAGCTGTCAAGGCAATAAAACTAATGGACCAGCATAGCTATGATCTCTACATCGTAGGAAAAGGTCGAGGCATAGTGTCACCACTAACGGCTGGTCTAGTCGATTGGTGTGACTGCCCCGAGCTCGGGGCTATTGGTGATCTTTTAGTCACATCCGAATTCGATTCCACATTCTCTGTGCTGGTCATGCAGCAGTATGTTAAGCCAATTGGAGATGGTTCGGTAAATTCTTATGGATCAATGAGTGAGCGGATAGGACTCGGGATGGACATGGATATGGACATGCAGCGCGCAGATAGTGAAGCTGGGGACGTGTTTTCCAGTTTTAGGAGGCGGCCAGAACATATGCCACGAGTCTAAAATGCAAAGTCTTAGCTTAGGCTGATGACAAAATGGGGTGGAATTAGCATTGGTTGAGACTTCAGATTCAAAAGTTCTTGCAAGAATCAATGATTTATTGGCTTTCATCCGACAAAAATAGAATTGGGGTTGAATGATGAGGCTTGCTTTGTAATTGTAGTAACAATCTAACTTTGAAATTTTAGAACTTAGAATCTCTGACATTTTATGCCAATGTAAAATGTTTGAGGCAAAGTGAACCATACTGAAAGACAGTAATTGATTCCAGGTAGGAGCTTTACTCCTTTAAGTTTCTTTATTTAACTAACTATATACCTCATTTTTATTCATCCTCAATAATAAATTATTTGTCTTCTAAGGAAAATTTGGTGCTCTCTAAACTAAATTCTCTAAATCTCACACTTATTCGCTGCATGAAGGTGCAACTATCCAAGTCCAGCCAAAGTTATTATGTGCAGCAACACTaacaatattttaataaaatattagTACATATTTAATAGATTcttaacatatactatatataagatttGAGTCAAAAATATTGGATTCAATCTAAGTTGTAGCTTTAATCACACATCCACCCCGGCAAGTCTTTCACAAATAAATAGGAACAACAAATAGGAATATATTTAaggaagaatttatatttgaaaaattataaagAAGAAATATAAAAGTCACATTTTAAATATAATTACAATAGTAGTTACTGGCAATATTCTTGACCGCTATGAGAATTGAAAATTGTAATTGTACTTCTCTAATATAAATCAATTTAGTGTTGACCAACTAATAAATCACATCTTGTAGTTACATGTAATTGCACTCATATTCAATTTTCATGTGACTTTTCAAACACACCATAAGTAGAAACCTAATCCAAAACGTCGTTTTTTCTAGAAGAAATGTGACATCTTTGAAGACCGGAGAGGGCTGTGACATTATAGATTTTGACCTCTTGTCATATTAAGCCGCCTAACCACTTCTGCCATTGAGTTGAATTATTAAAAGGAGAGTAGTGTGATAAAGAGACCTtttcttatattttatatttttattttacttttgatTTATAAGGTCTTTGAGTTTCTATTAGCTAAAGTTACTCTCAGTTTGACAGTATGCGATTTTGAATTGCTTTTTTAATCTTAATTTACTTTCTGTTTAATaatttggctaatcaatttgtgCCAACTTCGATTATTAGGCAAATGAATAAGGTCATttagtattatttttttcttctcgATCTTTGCACCCTCTTTATTGACCATTAGATAACAACTTTAAAGGCAAAACCCTATACTAAATTAAACGTTACTCCCTCCGattcactttaattgattttttggttgttctcacacatattaagaaattcatcgtttaacattaattaacaataaaaattgaccatattaaccttttATTATCTCTTTAATTTATTCATTAAAAATATAACAGATACTCCAATACTCTTTATTCCAAgagcaattttaaaaaaaaataatttaaactcTTTTTGATATCTGAATAAATCATGTATCGAGGACCACAAAAAAAGGACTAAAAAATCAATTAAACAAGTGAGTTTGCTTCCTCAGCCAAATTTATGTAAACAACTACTTTTAATGAACTCCAGGTAGTTTCATCACAATACATATTTGCCTTTTACACCTTGCTTTCTCCAAAGGAAGACTCTTCATTGTTTGGGCTCCCTAGGTTTGGTCCAAATGTAAAACTCCAATAACAATAATTATTGTGCCTCAATTCTAAATTAATTTGGATAACTATAATACCTTTTTTTTTCTCAATATTCATttcactttatttttatttatccgaaaaatggataaagttgaatttatacgtagttctaagaatacgtggtataacttggtacaaattggaaAAGTAAGTAGAGATATGTCGAATATTAACTATAAAAGGGAATTAAAACAAACCGAAATTGAGTAAAGAATGATTTACgaataagcaagatgaatcaatgtacaaAGCCCAAAAAACGATAATCTTTTCTATATgtgtgtaaatctcaataatcttTGAAATATGATAGTGTATTGATGTCTCAATCTTTAGTCCCCCCTTTACAGAAATGAtacccactcttaatatagtgggaaAATATcatactttggatataataaaaaatacatagtagggatccatgatagattagttaatcagtttttccttaattctcgccgagattctctccctaagtgcggctacaacggctctttgtctcATAGCTCAATCTTGGTTGGTCTTGGTACTGATCGATCTccggatctcgagctcgatatcgactcgagctcgatatcgactccggctcggtattgactcgaactcgatatcgACTCGAGCTCAGTATTGACTCGAGTTCGATATTGACTTGGGCTCAGTATTGACTCGCGCTCGATATTGACTTCGATCttggtattgatcggtccctgaatcttgagctTGATAACTTGGCTtcggatctcatctcgatattatgaagatgacccTTAGTCCATCGTGTTCCAATCTTAACTAATTACATGAAGGGCaaaatcgattttgaccgtatacagatagtcccctcatttttcggaaagAATGTAGCGAGAAACGACAAGATTTTCCAACAATATGACTAGATATACACTGACATTTGCATCGAACCCGATCATGATGTACATGATAAATGTCtcgtcggttcagttaccaaaTCATTAAATGTGCGCCAGACGATGGTCAGCCACTGCTGATTTTGAGTCGTCATCGCCAAATCTATAAATAGTTCCCCTCTTCACCATTTTTTACTTTCGGATCTCCAATCTccaaatcttctaagttctttTTTGCATATTCTGAGTTATTCATCTGCAAATCTATGATTTTCACTGCAAATCTCTtcttagaacaccaaatcttgtCATCTCCCTCTATTTTCAACTTCAAATCCAAATGGCGAAAATGTCAAAAACTGTTCCTCAAAAAGAAGACGCTTATTTATCATGGTCTGCCGGCGACAAAACACTGGTGGAGCCACGACCTAAGAAGTGTGTTGCTGGGGGTGTGTTCTCACTTCTGATTTTAAGGCCGATAAAGCCTCGTCGGTTcccggtcgatgcgagccagtatcgaggtatatattttggataactgagggataccttaagcaggtaaggaaagattgcaactgggagaacaaagaagtggtgatcccggatcccgaagaagatatcaccacccatgtggaaggtttttttaagtgtttacacttaccctttcacgttgcgCCCCCTCGACCCCATTGTCGTTGACTTTTGCCGCcagtatcaaataaccctaggtcaaatccacccttccttttggcgaatcgttattctgctccgatatttcgtgagcaaagtcgaggggatgccttttaccctcgaccacctcatcaagTTATACAACCCCTGCCTttatcgaggtgggttaataaaactccaattcTGAGCTACCAAAGTATTGTTCTCGAGAATAGACGAGGATAAAGACTGAGGTTGAATGAGCcggttcattcgagtgaggacttccgacctaatccaggccgagaagatgccatttttcgagaaatagaatatgaagcgtaagtacaatcccACTATTACctcttatttattgttttgttCTGTTGTTTATTTCTCATCGATATCCTTttccgtgatgtagcggttgcATGGATGCCCGGCACAATTACTAACCTCAAGGGCTGGGTTTGGGACCTGGCCTCGACTTTTACGTatgccgagcgctcgtggcgcgatttatcaaagggccgatgggaggccaaaacacatggtaagcccctttcccACGTCTTTGTTGATTTAGTTAAAGCGTTTCTTACTTATTTTCTTTTCATacaggccttggcaaagatgctATTGTGAGGCCCTTATCTGGTGAGGAGGAGGCTTCGATCCCGGCACcgaaaccggcgaaggacaaaaagagaaaaaagatctcGACCTATgaggatccagaacctaagaagaaggtGGATCGTAAGATGAGGAAGAACATCATCTTTCTGACCGAAGAATCCGTTcgacgtctaagggatgaagacgaagaagaggaaAAA is drawn from Nicotiana tomentosiformis chromosome 12, ASM39032v3, whole genome shotgun sequence and contains these coding sequences:
- the LOC104118313 gene encoding cation/H(+) antiporter 15-like isoform X1; protein product: MADLEPPIDTEKLNEKILCYAQTIYRLNGVWEGPDPLTPIIPLFFVQISLAILITRLVMFALKITRQPPFVAEIISGILLGPSALGQIVKYRRQLFPNYNFHVIETMAHVALVFYGFLVGLQMDIKSVLRIGIKARNVAVIGIIIPFVMGTILFFSLYRDEDARGFIFYGGALTVTGFSVLAKILDKQKILQTDIGKMAMSSAVINDIGAWFILALGYVVTGSTTNIHWAVICTIAYALFCVFYLRRAIGWIIRKMPEVQGYSEFFVCSILAGMAISGVITDALGTHPIIGAFLFGLSVPNQMLQAAILDKLDDFVMGFLMPTFFVVCGLRTNFKAMGSIYEIVGYIILFVSAKILSTFAATFFSDMSIKEALAVGILSNTKSLMALIIIEAGQAQQILNTQLYSLMVTGILVMTVIVTPITMFYHPSQELAPHKRRTIQKAKVEEELRVLACIHAAHDIPSVINLLGSSNSTPAAPITVFALQVVELVGRASSMLEVHTSGKRGSRSLGHEEAQTRQIIAAFDNYELRSDGVMVQVLTARCALSTMDEDICNIAKDKRAAFIILPFHKQRSLAGEMEDVNPEIRAVNEGVLANAPCSVGILIDRGLSETSDYAKNIVVLYFGGPDDREALGYALRMVDRPDTRLTVVKFIPGEDATDIEPMEFAEESHVNVHIDKESENLLDEEFLNRFKISTANDKSVKYIELLLNDVEEAVKAIKLMDQHSYDLYIVGKGRGIVSPLTAGLVDWCDCPELGAIGDLLVTSEFDSTFSVLVMQQYVKPIGDGSVNSYGSMSERIGLGMDMDMDMQRADSEAGDVFSSFRRRPEHMPRV
- the LOC104118313 gene encoding cation/H(+) antiporter 15-like isoform X2, which produces MAHVALVFYGFLVGLQMDIKSVLRIGIKARNVAVIGIIIPFVMGTILFFSLYRDEDARGFIFYGGALTVTGFSVLAKILDKQKILQTDIGKMAMSSAVINDIGAWFILALGYVVTGSTTNIHWAVICTIAYALFCVFYLRRAIGWIIRKMPEVQGYSEFFVCSILAGMAISGVITDALGTHPIIGAFLFGLSVPNQMLQAAILDKLDDFVMGFLMPTFFVVCGLRTNFKAMGSIYEIVGYIILFVSAKILSTFAATFFSDMSIKEALAVGILSNTKSLMALIIIEAGQAQQILNTQLYSLMVTGILVMTVIVTPITMFYHPSQELAPHKRRTIQKAKVEEELRVLACIHAAHDIPSVINLLGSSNSTPAAPITVFALQVVELVGRASSMLEVHTSGKRGSRSLGHEEAQTRQIIAAFDNYELRSDGVMVQVLTARCALSTMDEDICNIAKDKRAAFIILPFHKQRSLAGEMEDVNPEIRAVNEGVLANAPCSVGILIDRGLSETSDYAKNIVVLYFGGPDDREALGYALRMVDRPDTRLTVVKFIPGEDATDIEPMEFAEESHVNVHIDKESENLLDEEFLNRFKISTANDKSVKYIELLLNDVEEAVKAIKLMDQHSYDLYIVGKGRGIVSPLTAGLVDWCDCPELGAIGDLLVTSEFDSTFSVLVMQQYVKPIGDGSVNSYGSMSERIGLGMDMDMDMQRADSEAGDVFSSFRRRPEHMPRV